AATGCTTCTGGCGGCCGACGACGGCGAGAACGTTGCCCTGCTCATGCCGGACAAAGAGGTTAAGCTGGGTGCCAAGATAAGGTAGTCAGAGCTTCAGCTCCACCCAGTTTTCTTTCTTCCCCTTCAGTATCCTGACCAGCCCCTTCCGTTCGAGACGCCTGAACATTCTCCACGCCGTCGTCTTCGGCAGGCCTATCGCCTCCCTTACCTCGGCCTGGCTCGCCCGGCCACCCCTTCCAAACAGGTAGAGCAGGGCCCTTTTTTCCTCCTCGGTCAGCTCCAGGGATTCGAGCCTCTTCCTGAACTCATCTTCCGTAAGGGACTTTCTCCTTCCGCGCCCAAGCCACAGAACCAGACCCACCCCGACCGCGCCCGCGGTGAGTATGCCCAAAACCAGGATCACGGTGGTCTCGTCCCCACTCCCGCCCCTGTACGGGCGCTCCTGGAAGGTGTATGAGACGCTCTGGTTTCCGGGCGGCATGGTTATCGAGCTTCCAGCTATCTCAAGGGGGACCTCGCTCAAATCAACCACCACTGCGCCCTCAGGGAGCACAACGGTGAAGGAATAACTGCTGTTCAGCTGAAGGGTCCACAC
This Thermococcus cleftensis DNA region includes the following protein-coding sequences:
- a CDS encoding helix-turn-helix transcriptional regulator, coding for MKVGKITVLLMAVLLLTPWTSAYSVSSLVLTVYEDGYVKVEYEITPEDYESQIGLPLPGGHYENFIVEDSWGNPVNFKLNNDTLIVYPGGASVVRVSYYTPDLTSKRGIVWTLQLNSSYSFTVVLPEGAVVVDLSEVPLEIAGSSITMPPGNQSVSYTFQERPYRGGSGDETTVILVLGILTAGAVGVGLVLWLGRGRRKSLTEDEFRKRLESLELTEEEKRALLYLFGRGGRASQAEVREAIGLPKTTAWRMFRRLERKGLVRILKGKKENWVELKL